Proteins from one Chthoniobacterales bacterium genomic window:
- a CDS encoding excinuclease ABC subunit B yields the protein MQCDVCQSKEATVFLTQIVDGKMQKVNLCEACSKEK from the coding sequence ATGCAATGTGATGTCTGCCAGTCGAAGGAAGCCACCGTCTTTCTGACCCAGATCGTTGACGGGAAAATGCAGAAGGTGAACCTCTGCGAGGCCTGCTCAAAGGAGAAG
- the ilvE gene encoding branched-chain-amino-acid transaminase, translating into MKIYIDGKFYDKENAKISVFDHGLLYGDGVFEGIRFYNGRVFRLEEHIVRLFDSARAICLDIGLSRDEVTQALLETIRQNDLRDGYVRLVVTRGCGDLGLNPALCPRATVFIIASKITLYPPDKYENGLHVVTCATRRIPHGALSPMVKSLNYLNNVLAKIEAQQAGAGEGLMLNEQGYVAECTGDNIFVVRNGVISTPPIASGALAGVTRSVVFEMAAEFGIPIQEPQMTRYDIYTADECFLTGTAAEVIPAVRLDNRVIGDGLPGDVTKRLIARFHELTAATGVAIY; encoded by the coding sequence ATGAAAATCTACATAGACGGAAAATTTTACGACAAGGAAAACGCCAAGATTTCAGTCTTCGACCACGGGCTCCTCTACGGCGACGGCGTCTTCGAGGGCATCCGCTTTTACAACGGTCGTGTTTTCCGGCTTGAGGAGCACATCGTCCGGCTCTTCGACAGCGCGCGGGCGATCTGCCTCGATATCGGTCTCAGCCGGGATGAGGTGACGCAGGCCCTGCTCGAGACGATCCGACAAAATGATCTGCGCGACGGCTACGTGCGCCTGGTGGTCACCCGCGGCTGCGGGGATCTCGGGCTGAATCCCGCGCTCTGCCCGCGCGCCACGGTCTTCATTATTGCTTCGAAGATCACGCTGTATCCGCCGGACAAGTATGAGAACGGGCTCCACGTCGTGACCTGCGCGACGCGCCGGATCCCGCACGGGGCGCTGAGCCCGATGGTCAAATCCCTGAACTACCTCAACAACGTCCTCGCCAAGATCGAGGCTCAGCAAGCCGGCGCGGGCGAGGGGCTCATGCTGAACGAGCAGGGCTACGTGGCCGAGTGCACGGGCGACAACATCTTTGTTGTCCGCAACGGGGTCATTTCCACTCCGCCGATCGCCTCCGGAGCCCTCGCCGGCGTGACGCGCTCCGTGGTTTTTGAAATGGCGGCCGAGTTCGGGATTCCGATCCAGGAGCCCCAAATGACCCGTTACGACATCTACACTGCCGATGAATGCTTCCTCACCGGGACCGCCGCCGAGGTGATTCCGGCTGTCCGTCTGGACAACCGGGTGATCGGGGACGGGCTCCCTGGCGACGTGACAAAACGCCTCATCGCACGCTTCCACGAGTTGACAGCGGCGACGGGCGTGGCGATTTATTAA